One Bacteroidota bacterium genomic window carries:
- the murG gene encoding undecaprenyldiphospho-muramoylpentapeptide beta-N-acetylglucosaminyltransferase, translated as MSRKLKILISGGGTGGHIFPALSIANELKRRLPDTEFLFVGADNRMEMERVPAAGYKIIGLPVRGLIRKLTFANFYVLRDYFKSLRRARLIVKEFKPDVAVGVGGYASAPVIKAASSLGVPCLLQEQNSYAGVTNKILSRRAKKICVAYDQMERFFPKEKIILTGNPVRPMPINQDLKREALVHFGIQTTNPVLFIMGGSLGARTINEALLAATDKLGEEAVEVIWQTGKYYYENIKTQLDAKNLKNIHVMDFVSRMDLAYNVADLIVSRAGAISLSELCLVGKPSLLVPSPNVAEDHQTKNAMALVHAGAALMVPDNKAVNDLIPTALQTIKDTARLEQLGSNALKLARPKATETIVDELLSLIKV; from the coding sequence ATGAGCAGAAAACTTAAGATATTAATAAGTGGAGGAGGAACCGGAGGTCACATATTTCCGGCTTTGTCTATTGCCAACGAACTAAAAAGACGTTTGCCTGATACCGAATTCCTTTTTGTAGGAGCCGATAACCGTATGGAAATGGAGCGCGTTCCTGCGGCTGGTTATAAAATCATTGGTTTGCCGGTGAGGGGACTTATACGAAAGCTTACCTTCGCAAATTTTTATGTGCTTCGCGATTATTTTAAAAGTTTACGTAGGGCTCGCCTTATTGTGAAGGAGTTTAAACCCGATGTGGCTGTTGGTGTTGGAGGTTATGCCTCAGCTCCGGTTATTAAAGCAGCATCTTCTTTGGGTGTACCCTGTCTTTTGCAGGAGCAGAATTCCTATGCCGGGGTTACCAATAAAATACTTTCGAGGCGTGCAAAGAAAATATGTGTTGCATACGATCAAATGGAGCGGTTTTTTCCAAAGGAAAAAATAATTCTCACCGGAAATCCGGTGCGTCCAATGCCCATCAACCAGGATCTTAAGAGGGAGGCACTAGTGCATTTTGGTATTCAAACCACAAATCCAGTATTGTTTATCATGGGAGGGAGTTTGGGCGCCAGAACAATTAACGAAGCACTTTTAGCTGCAACCGACAAACTAGGCGAAGAAGCCGTTGAGGTTATCTGGCAAACAGGGAAGTATTACTACGAAAATATCAAAACACAGCTTGATGCAAAAAACTTGAAGAATATACATGTAATGGATTTTGTAAGCCGCATGGATCTCGCCTACAATGTTGCCGATTTGATTGTGAGCCGTGCCGGGGCCATCAGTTTGTCAGAGCTTTGTTTGGTAGGAAAGCCTTCGTTGCTGGTACCTTCACCGAACGTGGCAGAAGACCATCAGACTAAAAATGCCATGGCACTTGTGCATGCAGGTGCTGCCCTGATGGTGCCCGACAACAAGGCAGTGAATGATTTGATACCAACTGCCCTGCAGACAATAAAAGATACTGCCCGCCTGGAGCAGTTAGGCTCAAATGCTTTAAAACTGGCCAGGCCAAAAGCTACCGAGACCATTGTTGATGAATTGCTTAGTTTGATTAAAGTTTAA
- a CDS encoding cell division protein FtsW, producing MQETLKKYFKGDPVIWGVVFALSLISILAVYSSTGTLAYKYRAGNVAYYLFKHVSFLFLGFLIIYFLHLVPYQVFSRLSQLFFYISIPLLGITLVFGTSLNQASRWLTLPGTGLTFQTSDLAKIALIMYLARLLSLKQDTIKTYKKGFLPLIIPVFVVCGLIMPANLSTAVLLFAVSMILMFVGRVRTIYLALVTGIGVAAIVGLIFLALNSDWEGRWGTWKNRIVNFVDQEEGDNYQAEQSKIAIATGGILGKGPGNSVQRNFLPHPYSDFIFAIIVEEGGVIFGFFVIFLYLYLLYRAGVIVSRSSRTFQAFLAFGLSMILVLQAMVNMAVAVGVFPVTGQPLPFISMGGTSILFTAAALGMILSVSRSTDAIPKAETEASTEATNENIPDEQKT from the coding sequence ATGCAAGAAACATTAAAGAAATATTTTAAAGGCGATCCGGTTATCTGGGGGGTTGTGTTTGCGCTGAGTCTGATATCCATACTGGCAGTATACAGCTCTACAGGCACTTTGGCCTATAAATACAGAGCCGGCAATGTGGCTTATTACCTGTTTAAGCATGTCTCGTTTTTGTTTCTGGGATTCCTGATAATCTATTTTTTACACTTGGTGCCTTACCAGGTTTTTTCCCGTCTTTCGCAGCTTTTCTTTTATATTTCAATTCCGTTGTTGGGCATAACTTTGGTTTTTGGTACCAGTCTCAACCAGGCCTCGCGATGGTTAACCCTGCCCGGAACAGGCTTGACATTTCAAACCTCCGACCTTGCCAAGATAGCTCTAATCATGTATCTGGCGCGTCTGCTATCGCTCAAGCAGGATACAATAAAGACCTATAAAAAAGGGTTTCTGCCTTTAATAATCCCGGTCTTTGTGGTATGCGGACTTATTATGCCGGCTAACCTTTCTACTGCCGTTTTGTTGTTTGCCGTCTCCATGATTCTGATGTTTGTGGGCCGTGTAAGAACCATTTACCTGGCCCTGGTTACGGGTATTGGCGTTGCAGCAATAGTGGGGCTTATTTTCCTGGCCTTGAATTCCGATTGGGAGGGAAGATGGGGTACCTGGAAAAACAGAATTGTCAATTTTGTGGATCAGGAAGAAGGAGACAACTACCAGGCCGAACAATCGAAGATAGCCATCGCCACCGGAGGAATACTCGGAAAAGGCCCTGGTAATAGCGTGCAGCGTAACTTTTTACCCCATCCCTATTCCGATTTTATTTTTGCAATCATTGTGGAGGAAGGGGGTGTTATTTTTGGCTTCTTCGTCATCTTTCTCTACCTCTACCTTCTCTACAGGGCCGGGGTAATTGTAAGCCGGAGTTCCCGAACCTTTCAGGCATTTCTTGCCTTTGGCCTGAGCATGATACTTGTGCTGCAGGCCATGGTGAATATGGCTGTTGCAGTGGGGGTGTTTCCAGTTACCGGACAGCCTCTTCCATTTATATCGATGGGTGGAACTTCCATATTATTTACCGCAGCAGCACTCGGCATGATATTGAGCGTGAGCCGCAGCACCGATGCCATTCCTAAAGCCGAAACTGAAGCATCTACTGAAGCAACTAATGAAAATATACCCGATGAGCAGAAAACTTAA